A single region of the Streptomyces sp. NBC_00236 genome encodes:
- a CDS encoding maleylpyruvate isomerase family mycothiol-dependent enzyme yields the protein MTDHAHDLAALREATDRLLSATAKLDDAALAEPSRLPAWSRGHVVAHLSRNADALVNVLQGRPMYADSETRDGDIERDAPRPQAEQLADLAASADRFVAATAAPADWSRTVTLRNGVTDSASRIPFRRRGEVELHHVDLGIGYELEDLPDEFTAREIDFLAERFGRHPAVVSTAVTDDRGRVWTTGGGAEGGPVAVRGTAPELLGWLSGRRDGSALTVEGGALPALPPL from the coding sequence ATGACTGATCATGCGCACGACCTGGCCGCACTGCGGGAAGCGACCGACCGGCTGCTCAGCGCCACGGCGAAACTGGACGACGCGGCACTCGCCGAACCGTCGCGTCTCCCGGCCTGGAGCCGGGGTCATGTCGTCGCGCACCTCTCACGTAACGCCGACGCGCTGGTAAATGTTCTCCAGGGCCGGCCCATGTACGCAGACAGCGAAACCCGCGACGGTGACATCGAGCGCGACGCGCCCCGGCCGCAGGCGGAGCAGCTCGCCGACCTGGCCGCGAGCGCGGACCGCTTCGTGGCGGCCACCGCGGCCCCCGCCGACTGGTCGCGCACCGTCACGCTGCGCAACGGTGTGACGGACTCCGCCTCCCGGATCCCCTTCCGCCGCCGCGGCGAGGTCGAGCTGCACCACGTCGACCTGGGGATCGGCTACGAGCTGGAGGACCTGCCGGACGAGTTCACCGCCCGGGAGATCGACTTCCTCGCCGAGCGCTTCGGCCGGCACCCCGCGGTCGTGTCGACGGCCGTGACCGACGACCGGGGCCGGGTCTGGACGACCGGCGGCGGCGCGGAGGGCGGACCCGTGGCCGTCCGCGGCACGGCTCCCGAACTGCTCGGCTGGCTCAGCGGCAGGCGCGACGGGTCCGCCCTGACCGTCGAAGGCGGAGCCCTTCCCGCGCTGCCCCCGCTATAG
- a CDS encoding MBL fold metallo-hydrolase: MTYSGTVKVGGRADVHELTDLMISKVAVGPMNNNAYLLRCRATSEQLLIDAANEAGTLLTLIGDDSIASVVTTHRHGDHWQALGEVVAVTGARTYAGRFDAEGIPVPTDVLVEDGDTIRVGQVALTARHLTGHTPGSIALVYDDPHGAPHLFTGDCLFPGGVGNTNKDPEAFASLLHDVETKLFDPLPDETWVYPGHGHDTTLGDERPHLPEWRARGW, encoded by the coding sequence ATGACGTACAGCGGAACGGTCAAGGTCGGCGGGCGTGCGGACGTACACGAGTTGACGGATCTGATGATCTCCAAGGTCGCCGTCGGCCCGATGAACAACAACGCCTATCTACTGCGCTGCCGGGCGACCAGCGAGCAGCTCCTGATCGACGCGGCCAACGAGGCCGGAACCCTGCTGACGCTGATCGGTGACGACTCGATCGCCTCGGTCGTCACCACGCACCGGCACGGCGACCACTGGCAGGCGCTGGGTGAGGTGGTCGCGGTCACCGGTGCGCGGACGTACGCGGGGCGGTTCGACGCCGAGGGGATCCCGGTCCCGACGGATGTGCTCGTCGAGGACGGCGACACGATCAGGGTCGGGCAGGTCGCACTGACCGCCCGCCATCTGACCGGCCACACCCCGGGCTCGATCGCGCTCGTCTACGACGACCCGCACGGTGCTCCGCACCTGTTCACCGGGGACTGCCTCTTCCCGGGCGGGGTCGGAAACACGAACAAGGACCCCGAGGCGTTCGCGAGCCTGCTGCACGACGTGGAGACCAAGCTCTTCGACCCGCTGCCCGACGAGACCTGGGTCTACCCGGGACACGGGCACGACACCACGCTGGGCGACGAGCGTCCGCACCTGCCGGAATGGCGCGCCCGGGGCTGGTGA
- a CDS encoding TerC family protein, protein MDVSWTLWALTILGLSALIAVDFFIGRKPHDVSTKEAGIWTIIWIALAALFGLGLLVFGESQASGEFFAGFITEKSLSVDNLFVFVLIMAKFSVPSHLQQRVLLVGVLIALVLRAIFIAAGAAVIANFSWVFYIFGAFLIYTAWKLIQEARADEEEEEFEENRLLKNIERRFGVADRYHGTKLFIRNNGKRVLTPLMVVMLAIGTTDVLFALDSIPAIFGLTQDPYIVFTANAFALMGLRQLYFLIGGLLKKLVHLSYGLSVILGFIGVKLVLHALHESGVHVPEISIPVSLGVICGVLVITTITSLIANRKTAEAEAAVKAGKAEDSADKGAGVDA, encoded by the coding sequence GTGGACGTTTCATGGACCCTCTGGGCGCTGACCATTCTTGGTCTGAGCGCCCTCATCGCCGTCGACTTCTTCATCGGGCGCAAGCCCCATGACGTATCGACCAAGGAAGCCGGAATCTGGACGATCATCTGGATCGCGCTGGCCGCCCTCTTCGGGCTCGGCCTGCTCGTGTTCGGCGAGAGCCAGGCCTCGGGCGAGTTTTTCGCCGGCTTCATCACCGAGAAATCGCTGAGCGTCGACAACCTCTTCGTCTTCGTGCTCATCATGGCGAAGTTCTCGGTGCCCTCCCACCTCCAGCAGCGGGTGCTGCTCGTCGGCGTGCTGATCGCCCTGGTGCTGAGGGCGATCTTCATCGCCGCGGGCGCCGCGGTCATCGCCAACTTCTCGTGGGTCTTCTACATCTTCGGGGCGTTCCTGATCTACACCGCCTGGAAGCTGATCCAGGAGGCACGGGCCGACGAGGAGGAAGAGGAGTTCGAGGAGAACCGCCTCCTCAAGAACATCGAGCGCCGCTTCGGTGTCGCCGACCGGTACCACGGGACCAAGCTCTTCATCCGCAACAACGGCAAGCGTGTCCTGACGCCCCTGATGGTCGTCATGCTCGCCATCGGTACCACCGATGTGCTGTTCGCGCTGGACTCCATCCCCGCGATCTTCGGCCTGACCCAGGACCCGTACATCGTGTTCACCGCCAACGCCTTCGCGCTGATGGGGCTGCGGCAGCTGTACTTCCTGATCGGCGGCCTGCTCAAGAAGCTGGTCCACCTCAGCTACGGGCTCTCGGTCATCCTCGGCTTCATCGGCGTCAAGCTGGTGCTGCACGCGCTGCACGAGTCCGGGGTGCACGTCCCCGAGATCTCCATCCCGGTCTCGCTCGGCGTCATCTGCGGGGTGCTGGTGATCACCACGATCACCAGTCTGATCGCCAACAGGAAGACGGCCGAGGCCGAGGCCGCGGTGAAGGCCGGCAAGGCGGAGGATTCCGCGGACAAGGGTGCCGGCGTCGACGCCTGA
- a CDS encoding TerD family protein encodes MTAELVRGQNHTLPQTRLEIRVSAGAPVVAGATLGDEHGTVHGVEWIAHPGSPQLPGLEVSRQAAAEHRLAVDLDALPEAVHRVTVLLALPLEAGGPTRFGTVASPFVAVTGLDGAEIATFTLTGLDSESAVAALELYRRQGAWKVRAVGQGYAGGLAAMLADQGVAGAAELARSIQEAVARGLARSVTPPPPRTPEGGRVTHAGGPAAPQSAGRPQAAPQPEPSSPSSAPTAPVAPAPPSAGGPIDYAHPRRESTAPPPPPPAAPPAQPGRPATPVAGDATGWSMDERLYNQVWGMFEDLARATAAYRSAVDFAESRMDQELERTLSDPRSRIGGAGDRAREQARAKRDELTGRAREALDRDLAQLAAEAAVVEPALPPAYAGWDSPVWHAYRVPMEIPMALRIGDLHLPESSGMSIPLLVRLPLERGMWIDSGRTASEAAALTDTDQLRRLAMESAVLHAARMLAVYPPNEFSVHVIDPAGSAAAALAPLVGAGVLASPPASGPGGVSSVLAHLTRRVDLVQMAIRAGAADSLPPDLDPAEQLLIVNDFPHGFDDRAVTQLRYLADEGPAVGVHLMMVADREDASAYGPVLDPLWRSLLRVTPVADDHLADPWVGHAWTYEPPATPPGSRVLEQVLERVAAARRTGHR; translated from the coding sequence ATGACGGCCGAGCTGGTCCGGGGGCAGAACCACACATTGCCCCAGACCCGTCTGGAGATCCGGGTTTCGGCCGGCGCGCCCGTCGTGGCCGGTGCCACGCTCGGGGACGAGCACGGCACCGTGCACGGCGTCGAGTGGATAGCCCACCCCGGCTCCCCGCAGCTGCCGGGCCTGGAGGTGTCCAGGCAGGCCGCGGCCGAGCACCGGCTCGCGGTCGACCTCGACGCCCTGCCCGAGGCGGTGCACCGGGTCACCGTGCTGCTGGCGCTGCCGCTGGAGGCGGGCGGCCCGACCCGGTTCGGGACCGTGGCCTCGCCCTTCGTCGCCGTCACCGGACTCGACGGCGCGGAGATCGCCACCTTCACCCTGACCGGCCTGGACAGCGAGTCCGCCGTCGCCGCTCTGGAGCTCTACCGAAGGCAGGGGGCCTGGAAGGTCCGCGCGGTCGGGCAGGGTTACGCCGGCGGTCTCGCCGCGATGCTCGCCGACCAGGGCGTCGCGGGGGCAGCCGAACTGGCGAGGTCGATCCAGGAAGCGGTAGCCCGCGGACTGGCCCGCTCGGTGACCCCGCCCCCGCCCCGCACCCCGGAGGGCGGCCGGGTCACACACGCAGGAGGCCCCGCGGCGCCCCAGAGCGCCGGACGGCCGCAGGCGGCCCCGCAGCCCGAGCCCTCCTCGCCGTCCTCCGCGCCCACCGCCCCGGTCGCCCCGGCCCCGCCGTCCGCGGGGGGCCCCATCGACTACGCGCACCCTCGCCGCGAGTCGACCGCGCCCCCGCCGCCTCCGCCCGCTGCGCCGCCCGCCCAGCCCGGCAGGCCCGCGACCCCCGTGGCCGGGGACGCGACCGGCTGGTCGATGGACGAGCGCCTCTACAACCAGGTCTGGGGCATGTTCGAGGACCTGGCCCGGGCCACCGCCGCGTACCGCAGCGCCGTCGACTTCGCCGAATCCCGGATGGACCAGGAGCTGGAACGGACCCTGTCCGATCCGCGCAGCCGGATCGGCGGCGCGGGCGACCGGGCCCGTGAGCAGGCCCGGGCCAAGCGCGACGAGCTGACCGGCCGGGCCCGCGAGGCACTGGACCGCGACCTCGCCCAGCTCGCCGCCGAGGCCGCCGTGGTGGAGCCCGCGCTGCCCCCCGCGTACGCGGGCTGGGACAGCCCCGTCTGGCATGCCTACCGCGTCCCGATGGAGATCCCCATGGCCCTGCGGATCGGTGACCTCCACCTGCCGGAGAGCAGCGGGATGAGCATTCCGCTGCTCGTCCGGTTGCCGCTGGAGCGTGGCATGTGGATCGACAGCGGACGCACGGCGTCCGAGGCCGCCGCCCTGACCGATACGGACCAGCTGCGCCGGCTGGCCATGGAGAGCGCCGTTCTGCACGCGGCGCGGATGCTCGCCGTCTACCCGCCGAACGAGTTCTCGGTCCATGTCATCGACCCGGCGGGCTCCGCCGCCGCGGCGCTGGCCCCGCTGGTCGGCGCCGGGGTGCTCGCGAGCCCGCCCGCGTCCGGCCCCGGGGGAGTGTCCTCCGTCCTCGCCCACCTCACCCGGCGCGTCGACCTCGTGCAGATGGCCATCAGGGCCGGAGCCGCCGATTCGCTGCCGCCCGACCTGGACCCGGCCGAGCAGCTGCTGATCGTCAACGACTTCCCGCACGGCTTCGACGACCGTGCCGTCACCCAGTTGCGCTATCTCGCGGACGAGGGGCCCGCCGTCGGCGTGCATCTCATGATGGTCGCGGACCGGGAGGACGCCTCCGCGTACGGTCCGGTTCTCGACCCGCTGTGGCGGTCCCTGCTCCGCGTCACCCCGGTCGCCGACGACCATCTGGCCGACCCCTGGGTCGGTCACGCCTGGACGTACGAGCCGCCCGCGACCCCGCCCGGCAGCCGCGTGCTGGAGCAGGTTCTGGAGCGCGTGGCAGCCGCGCGCCGCACCGGGCATCGCTGA
- a CDS encoding TerD family protein — protein sequence MTVNMTKGQAISLQKSDGGTLTAVRMGLGWQAAPRRGLFGSRTREIDLDASAVLFADKQPVDVVFFRHLVSDDGSVKHTGDNLVGGAGSGGDDEAILVDLQRVPVHIDQIVFTVNSFTGQTFQEVQNAFCRIVDETNGQELARYTLDGGGQYTAQIMAKVHRSGSGWQMTAIGNPANGRTFQDLMPAILPHL from the coding sequence GTGACGGTCAATATGACCAAGGGTCAGGCCATCAGCCTGCAGAAGAGCGACGGGGGGACCCTGACCGCGGTACGGATGGGGCTCGGCTGGCAAGCGGCTCCGCGCCGGGGTCTGTTCGGCTCGCGCACCCGGGAGATCGACCTGGACGCCTCGGCGGTCCTGTTCGCCGACAAGCAGCCGGTCGACGTCGTGTTCTTCCGGCACCTCGTCAGCGACGACGGCTCGGTCAAGCACACCGGGGACAACCTGGTCGGCGGCGCCGGCTCGGGCGGCGACGACGAGGCGATCCTGGTCGACCTCCAGCGGGTGCCGGTCCACATCGACCAGATCGTCTTCACGGTGAACTCCTTCACCGGCCAGACGTTCCAGGAGGTGCAGAACGCCTTCTGCCGCATCGTGGACGAGACCAACGGCCAGGAGCTCGCCCGCTACACGCTGGACGGCGGCGGGCAGTACACCGCCCAGATCATGGCGAAGGTGCACCGTTCGGGGAGCGGGTGGCAGATGACCGCCATCGGAAACCCGGCCAACGGCCGTACCTTCCAGGACCTCATGCCGGCGATCCTGCCGCACCTGTAG
- the uvrB gene encoding excinuclease ABC subunit UvrB, translating into MRPVSKIERSVAPFEVVSPYQPSGDQPAAIAELERRVRAGEKDVVLLGATGTGKSATTAWMIEKLQRPTLVMAPNKTLAAQLANEFRELLPNNAVEYFVSYYDYYQPEAYVPQSDTYIEKDSSINEEVERLRHSATNSLLTRRDVVVVASVSCIYGLGTPQEYVDRMVQLKVGDEMDRDQLLRRFVEMQYTRNDLAFTRGTFRVRGDTIEIFPVYEELAVRIEMFGDEIEALSTLHPLTGEIISEDRSLHVFPASHYVAGPERMERAVGRIEKELEQRLAELEKQGKMLEAQRLRMRTTYDIEMLRQIGTCSGVENYSMHFDDRDPGTAPHTLLDYFPEDFLLVLDESHVTVPQIGAMYEGDASRKRTLVDHGFRLPSALDNRPLKWEEFLGRINQTVYLSATPGKYELSRGDGFVEQIIRPTGLVDPEIVVKPTEGQIDDLVHEIRKRTEKDERVLVTTLTKKMSEDLTDYFLELGIQVRYLHSDVDTLRRIELLRELRSGEYDVLVGINLLREGLDLPEVSLVAILDADKQGFLRSATSLIQTVGRAARNVSGQVHMYADKITPAMAQAIDETNRRREKQIAYNTERGLDPQPLRKKINDIVATIAREEVDTEQLLGTGYRQGKGTKAPVPTLGIKAGAAKGKAGGDKAAVTDRPATELAGIIEEMTDRMRAAAADLQFEVAARLRDEVGELKKELRQMREAGLA; encoded by the coding sequence ATGCGGCCCGTTTCGAAGATCGAACGTTCGGTGGCGCCTTTCGAGGTCGTCAGTCCCTACCAGCCCAGTGGCGATCAGCCGGCGGCCATCGCCGAGCTGGAGCGGCGCGTCCGGGCAGGTGAGAAGGACGTCGTGCTCCTCGGCGCGACCGGCACCGGCAAATCGGCGACCACCGCCTGGATGATCGAGAAGCTCCAGCGCCCCACCCTGGTGATGGCGCCGAACAAGACCCTCGCCGCCCAGCTGGCCAACGAGTTCCGCGAGCTCCTGCCGAACAACGCCGTCGAGTACTTCGTCTCGTACTACGACTACTACCAGCCCGAGGCCTACGTCCCGCAGTCGGACACCTACATCGAGAAGGACTCCTCGATCAACGAGGAGGTCGAGCGGCTCCGCCATTCCGCCACGAACTCGCTGCTCACCCGGCGGGACGTCGTCGTGGTCGCCTCCGTGTCCTGCATCTACGGCCTCGGCACCCCGCAGGAGTACGTGGACCGGATGGTCCAGCTCAAAGTGGGCGACGAGATGGACCGCGACCAGCTGCTGCGCCGCTTCGTCGAGATGCAGTACACCCGCAACGACCTGGCGTTCACCCGCGGCACCTTCCGGGTGCGCGGCGACACCATCGAGATCTTTCCGGTCTACGAGGAGCTCGCCGTCCGCATCGAGATGTTCGGTGACGAGATCGAGGCCCTCTCCACGCTCCACCCGCTCACCGGCGAGATCATCAGCGAGGACCGGTCGCTCCACGTCTTCCCCGCGAGCCACTACGTCGCGGGCCCCGAGCGCATGGAGAGGGCGGTCGGCCGCATCGAGAAGGAGCTGGAGCAGCGTCTCGCCGAGCTGGAGAAACAGGGCAAGATGCTGGAGGCCCAGCGGCTGCGCATGCGTACGACGTACGACATCGAGATGCTCCGCCAGATCGGCACCTGCTCCGGTGTCGAGAACTACTCGATGCACTTCGACGACCGCGACCCCGGCACCGCTCCCCACACCCTCCTCGACTACTTCCCCGAGGACTTCCTCCTCGTCCTCGACGAGTCGCACGTCACCGTCCCGCAGATCGGTGCGATGTACGAGGGAGACGCCTCCCGGAAGCGGACCCTCGTCGACCATGGCTTCCGGCTGCCCTCGGCCCTGGACAACCGCCCGCTGAAGTGGGAGGAGTTCCTCGGACGGATCAACCAGACGGTCTACCTCTCCGCCACCCCCGGCAAGTACGAGCTCTCCCGGGGCGACGGCTTCGTGGAGCAGATCATCCGGCCCACCGGCCTCGTCGACCCGGAGATCGTCGTCAAGCCCACCGAGGGCCAGATCGACGACCTGGTGCACGAGATCCGCAAGCGCACCGAGAAGGACGAGCGGGTCCTGGTCACCACCCTCACCAAGAAGATGTCGGAGGACCTCACCGACTACTTCCTGGAGCTGGGCATCCAGGTCCGTTATCTGCACAGCGACGTCGACACCCTGCGCCGTATCGAGCTGCTGCGGGAGCTGCGCTCAGGCGAGTACGACGTCCTGGTCGGGATCAACCTCCTGCGCGAGGGACTCGACCTGCCCGAGGTGTCGCTCGTGGCCATCCTCGACGCCGACAAGCAGGGCTTCCTGCGCTCGGCCACCTCACTGATCCAGACCGTCGGACGTGCGGCCCGTAACGTGTCGGGGCAGGTCCATATGTACGCGGACAAGATCACCCCGGCGATGGCGCAGGCCATCGACGAGACCAACCGCCGCCGCGAGAAGCAGATCGCGTACAACACCGAGCGCGGACTCGACCCGCAGCCGCTGCGCAAGAAGATCAACGACATCGTCGCGACGATCGCCCGCGAGGAGGTCGACACCGAGCAACTCCTCGGCACCGGTTACCGCCAGGGCAAGGGGACCAAGGCGCCCGTGCCCACGCTGGGCATCAAGGCCGGCGCCGCGAAGGGGAAGGCCGGCGGGGACAAGGCTGCGGTCACCGACCGCCCGGCCACGGAGCTCGCCGGGATCATCGAGGAGATGACCGACCGGATGCGCGCCGCCGCCGCCGACCTGCAGTTCGAGGTGGCCGCCAGGCTGCGTGACGAGGTGGGGGAGCTGAAGAAGGAGTTGCGCCAGATGCGGGAGGCGGGTCTGGCCTGA
- a CDS encoding MHYT domain-containing protein translates to MQGTIDGFGYGAVTPVAAFLMACLGAALGLRCTTRSLRTERSFKAGWLALGATSIGSGIWTMHFIAMVGFTVEEVPIGYDKAITFASLAVAIVMVGIGIFLVGYRGATRMALVTGGTITGLGVASMHYLGMAGMRLDGQFEYDTITVSLSVVVAVVASTAALWAAVSIHGFLPSLGASVVMGVAVSGMHYTGMAALRVHLHPAALTGSSPGSGDSATALLVPMLVGPACFLLLAAVVVMFDPLVVMGTPDWNDPAAGREDRMPGIPAQRQVPRFGTHADPASFHSQQRQDSTQPQDW, encoded by the coding sequence ATGCAGGGCACAATCGACGGCTTCGGCTACGGGGCGGTCACTCCCGTGGCCGCTTTCCTCATGGCCTGTCTCGGCGCGGCCCTGGGCCTGCGCTGCACCACCCGGTCCCTGCGTACCGAGCGTTCCTTCAAGGCCGGCTGGCTGGCTCTGGGTGCGACCTCCATAGGCTCCGGCATCTGGACGATGCACTTCATCGCGATGGTGGGGTTCACCGTCGAAGAGGTACCGATCGGCTACGACAAGGCGATCACCTTCGCCAGCCTCGCCGTCGCGATCGTCATGGTCGGTATCGGGATCTTCCTGGTCGGGTACCGCGGCGCCACCCGCATGGCGCTGGTGACGGGAGGAACGATCACCGGACTCGGTGTGGCCTCCATGCATTACCTCGGCATGGCCGGTATGCGACTTGATGGGCAGTTCGAGTACGACACGATCACCGTGTCCCTCTCGGTCGTCGTCGCCGTGGTGGCCTCGACCGCCGCACTCTGGGCCGCGGTCTCCATCCACGGCTTCCTGCCCAGCCTCGGCGCCAGCGTCGTCATGGGTGTCGCGGTGAGCGGGATGCACTACACGGGCATGGCCGCTCTCAGGGTCCACCTCCACCCCGCCGCCCTCACCGGCTCCTCCCCGGGCTCCGGCGACAGTGCGACCGCGCTGCTCGTCCCCATGCTGGTCGGCCCGGCGTGCTTCCTGCTGCTGGCCGCCGTCGTCGTGATGTTCGATCCCCTGGTGGTCATGGGCACCCCCGACTGGAACGACCCCGCGGCCGGCCGAGAGGACCGGATGCCCGGCATCCCGGCCCAGCGCCAGGTTCCCCGGTTCGGTACGCACGCCGACCCGGCCTCGTTCCACTCCCAGCAGCGCCAGGACTCCACGCAGCCCCAGGACTGGTGA
- a CDS encoding glycerophosphodiester phosphodiesterase, whose amino-acid sequence MYAGTATASAAAAALLGAGALLMSSTAAGTPGTDAAPAGRTAAVAHTVGAPAATAVGTGVRTVSDVARGRTDDPLVIAHRGASAYAPENTLAAVDKADVLGFDWVENDVQLTRDGVLVVIHDTDLKRTTDAEEVFPDRAPWAVKDFTAAEIARLDAGSWFGPLYAGARVPTLRQYLHRIGRNDQNLLLEIKSPETYPGIEQATLRVLRQEGWLDREHVRSRLVIQSFGAGSVRKVHEQRPDVVTGFLGTPAVADLPSYAEFTDQINPAYTSVSGEYVAAVHALKGPHDKRLRVSAWTVNDAEHALRVAGYGVDGIITNAPDVVREATR is encoded by the coding sequence GTGTACGCAGGCACCGCAACCGCCTCCGCCGCTGCCGCCGCCCTGCTGGGCGCCGGCGCGCTGCTGATGTCGAGCACGGCCGCCGGGACGCCGGGTACGGACGCCGCCCCGGCCGGACGCACCGCGGCGGTGGCCCACACCGTCGGCGCCCCCGCCGCGACGGCCGTCGGCACCGGCGTCCGGACAGTGAGCGACGTGGCCCGGGGCCGGACGGACGACCCGCTCGTCATCGCCCACCGGGGTGCGTCGGCGTACGCCCCGGAGAACACCCTGGCGGCCGTGGACAAGGCCGACGTCCTGGGCTTCGACTGGGTGGAGAACGACGTCCAGCTGACCAGGGACGGCGTGCTGGTCGTCATCCACGACACCGATCTGAAGCGGACCACGGATGCCGAGGAGGTCTTCCCCGACCGTGCTCCGTGGGCGGTCAAGGACTTCACGGCCGCCGAGATCGCCCGGCTGGACGCGGGCAGCTGGTTCGGTCCGCTGTACGCCGGCGCCCGGGTGCCGACACTCCGGCAGTACCTGCACCGGATCGGGCGCAACGACCAGAACCTGCTCCTGGAGATCAAGAGCCCCGAGACCTATCCCGGAATCGAGCAGGCGACCCTGCGGGTCCTGCGCCAGGAGGGGTGGCTCGACCGCGAGCACGTCCGCAGCCGTCTGGTGATCCAGAGCTTCGGGGCCGGCAGCGTGCGCAAGGTGCACGAGCAGCGCCCGGACGTCGTCACGGGCTTCCTCGGCACTCCGGCCGTCGCGGACCTGCCGTCGTACGCGGAGTTCACCGACCAGATCAACCCTGCGTACACCTCGGTCTCGGGCGAGTACGTGGCGGCGGTGCACGCGCTGAAGGGCCCGCACGACAAGCGGCTCCGGGTCAGCGCCTGGACGGTCAACGACGCCGAGCACGCGCTCCGGGTGGCCGGCTACGGCGTGGACGGCATCATCACCAACGCCCCCGACGTGGTGCGTGAGGCCACCCGCTGA
- a CDS encoding methylated-DNA--[protein]-cysteine S-methyltransferase gives MNSDGVVEWAVVDSDIGPLLLAATGAGLVTVVFHARPAVRDKALDRLRTRLGAEPVESPGSARLAEPIRQLAAYFAGTLREFSLDLDWSLTSGFNRQVLRELATGVPYGAVAGYGDLADRVGQPGAAQAVGAAMGSNPLPVVVPCHRVVESDGGLGGFGGGLETKRQLLALEGVLPQPLF, from the coding sequence ATGAACAGCGACGGGGTTGTCGAGTGGGCCGTGGTCGACAGTGACATCGGCCCGCTCCTGCTGGCCGCGACCGGAGCCGGGTTGGTGACCGTGGTCTTCCACGCCCGGCCGGCGGTCCGGGACAAGGCGCTGGACCGGTTGCGCACCCGGCTCGGCGCCGAACCCGTGGAGTCACCCGGCTCCGCGCGCCTCGCCGAACCCATACGCCAGCTCGCGGCGTACTTCGCGGGCACGCTGCGGGAGTTCTCGCTCGACCTGGACTGGTCGCTGACGAGCGGCTTCAACCGCCAGGTGCTCCGCGAACTGGCGACGGGTGTGCCGTACGGCGCGGTCGCCGGCTACGGAGACCTCGCCGACCGGGTGGGCCAGCCCGGCGCGGCCCAGGCGGTCGGCGCCGCGATGGGGTCCAACCCGCTGCCCGTGGTGGTGCCCTGCCACCGGGTGGTGGAGAGCGACGGCGGGCTCGGCGGCTTCGGCGGCGGGCTGGAGACGAAGCGGCAGCTGCTGGCTCTGGAGGGTGTGCTGCCGCAGCCGCTGTTCTGA
- a CDS encoding MFS transporter produces MPHTINAPDTPDGPVSAGPVTAADLPALRRRTSGVLIASQILGGLGVPIGIALAPVLATRVSGSEALSGLAPTASVTGTALLSLPLAALMTSRGRRPGLVLAYLIGALGAGLVVLATVVESFPLLLLGMAGFGAGSSANLQARFAAADLAEPDRRGRAISTVIWATTIGSVLGPNIAAPAGRVFRGTAVSETAGPFVWAAGIFLLAAVVVAVLLRPDPLLTARALAPQENRSAGGRSLRAGLAAVRASPMARLALVTVTVSHTAMVSIMVMTPVDLGHHGADLQLIGLVISGHIAGMYAFSPVMGWLADRFGRLTVIGLAAGLLALAALLAGTAGAAHGRTAAGLFVLGLGWSAGLVAGSALLTDSVPQAARAAVQGLSDLTMNASAGIGGAVAGVIVSQAGYGWLNLTGACLLLPMAALALRRSLTHRATA; encoded by the coding sequence GTGCCCCACACCATCAACGCTCCCGATACCCCCGACGGCCCCGTCTCCGCCGGACCGGTCACCGCGGCGGACCTGCCCGCACTCCGGCGCAGGACGTCCGGCGTGCTCATCGCCAGTCAGATACTCGGCGGCCTCGGTGTGCCCATCGGCATCGCCCTGGCCCCGGTGCTGGCGACGCGCGTCAGCGGCTCCGAGGCGCTGTCGGGCCTCGCGCCCACCGCGTCGGTGACCGGCACGGCCCTGCTCTCGCTGCCACTGGCCGCACTGATGACCTCGCGGGGCCGCCGCCCCGGACTGGTGCTGGCGTATCTGATCGGGGCGCTCGGCGCGGGCCTCGTGGTGCTGGCGACCGTCGTGGAGAGCTTCCCGCTGCTGCTGCTCGGCATGGCCGGGTTCGGTGCGGGTTCCTCGGCCAACCTCCAGGCCAGATTCGCCGCCGCCGATCTCGCCGAACCCGACCGCCGCGGCCGGGCGATCTCGACCGTCATCTGGGCCACCACCATCGGCTCGGTGCTCGGGCCCAACATCGCGGCCCCGGCGGGCCGGGTGTTCCGGGGCACCGCCGTCTCGGAGACGGCCGGCCCGTTCGTCTGGGCGGCCGGCATCTTCCTGCTCGCCGCCGTCGTGGTCGCGGTGCTGCTGCGGCCCGATCCCCTCCTCACCGCGCGCGCCCTGGCGCCGCAGGAGAACCGGTCGGCCGGGGGCCGTTCGCTGCGCGCGGGTCTCGCGGCCGTGCGGGCCTCGCCCATGGCCCGGCTCGCCCTGGTGACCGTGACCGTCTCGCACACCGCGATGGTCTCGATCATGGTGATGACGCCGGTCGACCTCGGCCACCACGGCGCGGACCTCCAGCTGATCGGGCTGGTGATCAGCGGCCACATCGCCGGGATGTACGCGTTCTCGCCGGTCATGGGCTGGCTGGCGGACCGTTTCGGCCGCCTCACCGTCATCGGGCTGGCCGCCGGGCTCCTCGCCCTCGCCGCACTGCTGGCGGGTACCGCGGGCGCCGCGCACGGCAGGACCGCGGCCGGCCTGTTCGTACTCGGCCTCGGCTGGTCCGCCGGCCTGGTGGCGGGTTCGGCGCTGCTCACCGACTCCGTACCGCAGGCGGCGCGCGCCGCCGTGCAGGGGCTGTCGGACCTCACCATGAACGCGTCGGCGGGCATCGGCGGCGCGGTCGCCGGCGTGATCGTCTCCCAGGCCGGCTACGGCTGGCTCAACCTGACCGGAGCGTGCCTGCTGCTGCCGATGGCGGCACTGGCGCTGCGCCGGAGCCTGACCCACCGCGCCACGGCCTGA